A region of the Cryptococcus neoformans var. neoformans B-3501A chromosome 6, whole genome shotgun sequence genome:
GATACTATCCTTGGCCGATATGGTCATTCTCTGACTTGGGAGATTAAGGCCGGAGCTATGGGCAAGCCTCTACCGACCGCCTCGGAATGGATTTTATCCCACTTCCCAGACATACGGGAGCAACTATCGGTAGAGGAATtcattgaagaaggtgcaAGGATGAAAGCCAAGCTGTTTAAAGAAGTTGAACCGATGAGAGGTGCAACCGCTTTGGTCAAAGGCTTGGTAAATTGTTTTTAATGCTTTTAAGTACGCAAAGGCTGACCATGTGATGTGACAAGTACGAGGCAGGGATACCAATCGCCCTGGCCACAGGCTCTAGCATGCAAAACTTCATCTACAAAACGGTATGATGTATCACTTTCGTCTTCCTATAAGCCACTAACTGCTTCAGACTCATCTCCCCCATATCTTTGGTCATTTCCCGCCCTCTTGCATCATTACTGCCGATTCTCCAGGAATCAAAGGAAAACCGAACCCTGATATTTTCCTCGCTGCTGCTCGATCTTTAGGCAGGGACGTTGGTATTTCCGATGAATGCTCAGAGCtccagaaggaggaaaggaggaagggccTGGTATTTGAAGACTCTGTACCGGGAGTACTTGCTGGAGTTGCTGCGGGCATGAATGGTAAGCTTTTTCAGACCGCTATGAAGGACTCTAAGATGGTTGACGTGTAATTGCGTGTAGTCATATGGGTGCCGCACGCAGAAGTCAAGGCTCTTAATCCCGAAGAAACATACGGTGCCCGAGAGGTTCTTGCCCAtctggaagaatgggaCCCTACAAAGTGGAATCTCCCTTTGCTGCCTGGATTCGCTAATGTGAGCTCATGGTAACTTTATCTTTCTATGAGACTAACGATAAGGCTTCAAAGGATTTGCCCCTAAAAATATAACACTTTGCTATATGAATATTTCACGAACTGAGTTCAAATCGCTTCTTCTACCTTTCTAAGTAGAGGAAGACTTTTTCAGTAATTGGAAGTATTTAATCACTGTTGGGATTTGACATCTACGATCTCTACTTTTGCATGGGAAATCTAAAGTACACAGTAACGGACCTTCTCACAGCGTATATACCGACAGACAAATTGACCGTTCCCATTCTCGACTTCtgacctttttctttccgcGGCGAGTGTTCCTATGTAAACCCTAC
Encoded here:
- a CDS encoding hypothetical protein (HMMPfam hit to Hydrolase, haloacid dehalogenase-like hydrolase, score: 37.8, E(): 3.1e-08), producing MKLDRDSEKIVAEVTDTILGRYGHSLTWEIKAGAMGKPLPTASEWILSHFPDIREQLSVEEFIEEGARMKAKLFKEVEPMRGATALVKGLYEAGIPIALATGSSMQNFIYKTTHLPHIFGHFPPSCIITADSPGIKGKPNPDIFLAAARSLGRDVGISDECSELQKEERRKGLVFEDSVPGVLAGVAAGMNVIWVPHAEVKALNPEETYGAREVLAHLEEWDPTKWNLPLLPGFANASKDLPLKI